Proteins found in one Misgurnus anguillicaudatus chromosome 3, ASM2758022v2, whole genome shotgun sequence genomic segment:
- the LOC129443831 gene encoding B-cell receptor CD22 isoform X1, giving the protein MLEFRHIRSRMALLPLIFLLMIQGVYSADDGWGVNYSSSSICALKGSTVIINCTYEYPTGHQIMKVFWTNTDVRQPNNDFPDLSEDSEYSQRIQYLGVKHHDCTMRLTDVRQTDSHEYYFRLTTYKPDGKWIGAPGVTLNITDLQLESSGERVIEGHSVTLTCKSRCSLTDRSTFIWFKNTQSLSERTDRNNQLILQSVRREDTGNYSCAVQGHNLTSTHQYINVIYAPDKPVISVNPSGEIKEGDSVNLTCSSDANPPAEISWFKGETSVASGQTYIISKIRSDHSGEYKCKSINELGHKYSAVTLNVSYPPKKVTASIIGSGEIMEGDSVTLTCSSESNPPVHNYTWFKVNKTSSVGSGQTYSITNINSSHSGWFYCEAQNEVGSQRSVAVSVTVLHSYYNLLLGITLGCGALFIVIIIIILFIIRRKQKDAKTEDTVGNQQGDLYCNVHASESAHCEDHYSSVTPKGHRTDQTSAGKTPESGDPEEIQYASVHHHATKEMKSSEEIDNTYDNIRNYKPDAAVRSNVEETSVIYSSVK; this is encoded by the exons ATGCTTGAGTTCAGACACATCAGATCTCG AATGGCTCTTCTTCCTCTAATCTTTCTGCTCATGATTCAGG GAGTTTATAGTGCTGATGATGGGTGGGGTGTGAATTACAGCTCTTCATCCATCTGTGCACTAAAGGGTTCAACAGTGataataaactgcacttatGAATACCCTACTGGACATCAGATCATGAAAGTGTTCTGGACCAACACTGATGTTAGACAACCAAATAATGATTTTCCAGATCTGTCTGAGGACTCTGAATACAGTCAGAGGATTCAGTATCTGGGAGTTAAACATCACGACTGCACCATGAGACTGACTGATGTGAGACAGACAGATTCACATGAATACTATTTCAGATTAACTACTTATAAACCTGATGGGAAATGGATTGGTGCTCCTGGAGTGACTCTTAATATAACAG ATCTTCAGTTGGAGTCTTCAGGTGAGAGAGTGATAGAGGGACATTCAGTGACTCTTACATGTAAAAGCAGATGCAGTCTGACTGacagatcaacattcatctggtttaaaaacacacagtcATTAAGTGAAAGAACAGACAGAAACAATCAACTCATCCTGCAGTCAGTAAGAAGAGAGGATACAGGCAACTATAGCTGTGCTGTACAGGGACACAATCTCACATCAACTCATCAATATATCAATGTCATCT ATGCTCCAGATAAACCTGTGATCTCTGTCAATCCATCTGGTGAAATAAAGGAGGGTGATTCAGTGAATCTGACCTGCAGCAGTGACGCAAATCCACCTGCAGAAATCAGTTGGTTTAAAGGAGAAACATCTGTTGCATCTGGACAAACATACATCATCTCAAAGATCAGATCAGATCACAGTGGAGAATACAAGTGCAAGTCAATCAATGAACTTGGACATAAATATTCAGCAGTGACATTAAATGTCTCAT aTCCTCCAAAGAAGGTCACAGCATCAATCATTGGATCTGGTGAAATAATGGAGGGTGATTCAGTGACTCTGACCTGCAGCAGTGAATCAAATCCACCTGTTCACAACTACACCTGGTTTAAGGTGAATAAAACATCATCTGTTGGATCTGGACAGACGTACAGCATCACTAACATTAACTCCAGTCACAGTGGATGGTTTTACTGTGAGGCTCAGAATGAAGTCGGATCTCAGAGATCTGTTGCTGTTTCAGTTACAG TGCTTCATAGCTATTATAATCTACTTCTTGGGATCACATTGGGATGCGGAGCATTATTCATTGTCATCATtataataattttgtttataat CAGGAGAAAACAAAAAGATGCCAAAACCGAAGATACTGTTGGGAATCAGCAG GGTGACTTGTACTGCAACGTACATGCTTCTGAATCAGCCCATTGTGAGGATCATTACAGCAGTGTTACACCCAAGGGACACAGAACAGATCAGACATCTGCAGGAAAAACTCCTGAATCTGGAGATCCAGAGGAGATCCAGTATGCAAGTGTCCACCATCACGCGACCAAAGAGATGAAGAGTTCAGAAGAGATTGATAACACATATGACAATATTAGAAATTACAAACCTGATGCTGCTGTGAG ATCAAATGTGGAGGAGACTTCAGTGATCTACAGCAGTGTAAAATGA
- the LOC129443831 gene encoding B-cell receptor CD22 isoform X2, translating to MLEFRHIRSRMALLPLIFLLMIQGVYSADDGWGVNYSSSSICALKGSTVIINCTYEYPTGHQIMKVFWTNTDVRQPNNDFPDLSEDSEYSQRIQYLGVKHHDCTMRLTDVRQTDSHEYYFRLTTYKPDGKWIGAPGVTLNITDLQLESSGERVIEGHSVTLTCKSRCSLTDRSTFIWFKNTQSLSERTDRNNQLILQSVRREDTGNYSCAVQGHNLTSTHQYINVIYAPDKPVISVNPSGEIKEGDSVNLTCSSDANPPAEISWFKGETSVASGQTYIISKIRSDHSGEYKCKSINELGHKYSAVTLNVSYPPKKVTASIIGSGEIMEGDSVTLTCSSESNPPVHNYTWFKVNKTSSVGSGQTYSITNINSSHSGWFYCEAQNEVGSQRSVAVSVTVLHSYYNLLLGITLGCGALFIVIIIIILFIMRKQKDAKTEDTVGNQQGDLYCNVHASESAHCEDHYSSVTPKGHRTDQTSAGKTPESGDPEEIQYASVHHHATKEMKSSEEIDNTYDNIRNYKPDAAVRSNVEETSVIYSSVK from the exons ATGCTTGAGTTCAGACACATCAGATCTCG AATGGCTCTTCTTCCTCTAATCTTTCTGCTCATGATTCAGG GAGTTTATAGTGCTGATGATGGGTGGGGTGTGAATTACAGCTCTTCATCCATCTGTGCACTAAAGGGTTCAACAGTGataataaactgcacttatGAATACCCTACTGGACATCAGATCATGAAAGTGTTCTGGACCAACACTGATGTTAGACAACCAAATAATGATTTTCCAGATCTGTCTGAGGACTCTGAATACAGTCAGAGGATTCAGTATCTGGGAGTTAAACATCACGACTGCACCATGAGACTGACTGATGTGAGACAGACAGATTCACATGAATACTATTTCAGATTAACTACTTATAAACCTGATGGGAAATGGATTGGTGCTCCTGGAGTGACTCTTAATATAACAG ATCTTCAGTTGGAGTCTTCAGGTGAGAGAGTGATAGAGGGACATTCAGTGACTCTTACATGTAAAAGCAGATGCAGTCTGACTGacagatcaacattcatctggtttaaaaacacacagtcATTAAGTGAAAGAACAGACAGAAACAATCAACTCATCCTGCAGTCAGTAAGAAGAGAGGATACAGGCAACTATAGCTGTGCTGTACAGGGACACAATCTCACATCAACTCATCAATATATCAATGTCATCT ATGCTCCAGATAAACCTGTGATCTCTGTCAATCCATCTGGTGAAATAAAGGAGGGTGATTCAGTGAATCTGACCTGCAGCAGTGACGCAAATCCACCTGCAGAAATCAGTTGGTTTAAAGGAGAAACATCTGTTGCATCTGGACAAACATACATCATCTCAAAGATCAGATCAGATCACAGTGGAGAATACAAGTGCAAGTCAATCAATGAACTTGGACATAAATATTCAGCAGTGACATTAAATGTCTCAT aTCCTCCAAAGAAGGTCACAGCATCAATCATTGGATCTGGTGAAATAATGGAGGGTGATTCAGTGACTCTGACCTGCAGCAGTGAATCAAATCCACCTGTTCACAACTACACCTGGTTTAAGGTGAATAAAACATCATCTGTTGGATCTGGACAGACGTACAGCATCACTAACATTAACTCCAGTCACAGTGGATGGTTTTACTGTGAGGCTCAGAATGAAGTCGGATCTCAGAGATCTGTTGCTGTTTCAGTTACAG TGCTTCATAGCTATTATAATCTACTTCTTGGGATCACATTGGGATGCGGAGCATTATTCATTGTCATCATtataataattttgtttataat GAGAAAACAAAAAGATGCCAAAACCGAAGATACTGTTGGGAATCAGCAG GGTGACTTGTACTGCAACGTACATGCTTCTGAATCAGCCCATTGTGAGGATCATTACAGCAGTGTTACACCCAAGGGACACAGAACAGATCAGACATCTGCAGGAAAAACTCCTGAATCTGGAGATCCAGAGGAGATCCAGTATGCAAGTGTCCACCATCACGCGACCAAAGAGATGAAGAGTTCAGAAGAGATTGATAACACATATGACAATATTAGAAATTACAAACCTGATGCTGCTGTGAG ATCAAATGTGGAGGAGACTTCAGTGATCTACAGCAGTGTAAAATGA
- the LOC141354182 gene encoding pregnancy-specific beta-1-glycoprotein 8-like, protein MAFPPLHLILLLISGVYSADDEWGVNYSSPSICALKGSTVIINCTYKYPTGHQIMKVFWTKTDVRQPNNDFPDLSEDSEYSQRIQYLGVKHHDCTMRLTDVRQTDSHKYYFRFTTNAGGNWTGTPGVSLNISDLQVESSGERVTEGHSVTLTCKSRCSLTDRSTFIWFKNTQSLSERTDRNNQLILQSVRREDAGNYNCAVQGNNLTSPHQYLNVIYAPNNPIISIRPSGKIMEGDSVNLTCSSDANPLVQNYTWFRGIRYIGSGRLYIISKIRSDQSGQYKCKSSNELGQKYSAVTLNVLFPPKNVMASISGSDEIMEGDSVNLTCINESNPPVQIYSWFKVNETSSVGSGQTYSITNINSSHSGWFYCEAQNEVGSQTSAAVLVTVNRRFNYNLLFGIKAACGGLFIIIITIILLIMYNRKRKQMNNKATAAINENESDVISNNTYINVDLMTRSSNPYNTITTVYPENPEETYTDYNSSSPIYENLSAPVPTADYINTVKM, encoded by the exons ATGGCTTTTCCTCCTCTCCATCTGATTCTTCTTTTGATTTCAG GAGTTTATAGTGCTGATGATGAGTGGGGTGTGAATTACAGCTCTCCATCCATCTGTGCACTAAAGGGCTCAACAGTGataataaactgcacttataAATACCCTACTGGACATCAGATCATGAAAGTCTTCTGGACCAAAACTGATGTTAGACAACCAAATAATGATTTTCCAGATCTGTCTGAGGACTCTGAATACAGTCAGAGGATTCAGTATCTGGGAGTTAAACATCACGACTGCACCATGAGACTGACTGATGTGAGACAGACAGATTCACACAAATACTATTTCAGATTTACTACTAACGCAGGTGGAAATTGGACCGGTACACCTGGCGTGTCTCTTAATATTTCAG ATCTTCAGGTGGAGTCTTCAGGTGAGAGAGTGACAGAGGGACATTCAGTGACTCTTACATGTAAAAGCAGATGCAGTCTGACTGacagatcaacattcatctggtttaaaaacacacagtcATTAAGTGAGAGAACAGACAGAAACAATCAACTCATCCTGCAGTCAGTAAGAAGAGAGGATGCAGGCAACTATAACTGTGCTGTACAGGGAAACAATCTCACATCACCTCATCAATATCTCAATGTCATCT ATGCTCCAAATAATCCTATAATCTCCATCAGACCTTCTGGGAAAATAATGGAGGGTGATTCAGTGAATCTGACCTGCAGCAGTGATGCAAATCCACTTGTTCAAAACTACACCTGGTTTAGAGGTATACGTTATATTGGATCTGGAAGACTCTACATCATCTCAAAGATCAGATCAGATCAGAGTGGACAATACAAGTGCAAGTCCAGCAATGAACTTGGACAGAAATATTCAGCAGTGACATTAAATGTCTTAT ttCCTCCAAAGAATGTGATGGCATCCATCAGTGGATCTGATGAAATAATGGAGGGTGATTCAGTGAATCTGACCTGCATCAATGAATCAAATCCACCTGTTCAGATCTacagctggtttaaggtgaATGAAACATCATCTGTTGGATCTGGACAGACGTACAGCATCACTAACATTAACTCCAGTCACAGTGGATGGTTTTACTGTGAGGCTCAGAATGAAGTCGGATCTCAGACATCTGCTGCTGTGTTAGTGACAG TGAATCGTAGATTTAATTATAATCTACTGTTTGGCATCAAAGCGGCATGTGGAGGATTATTCATCATTATTATAACCATCATCCTGCTTATAATGTACAATCG TAAAAGGAAACAGATGAATAATAAAGCAACAGCTGCAATTAATGAGAATGAG AGTGATGTTATCAGTAATAACACTTACATAAATGTTGACCTCATGACCAGATCCTCTAATCCATACAACACAATTACA aCTGTTTATCCCGAAAATCCCGAAGAAACGTACACTGATTACAATTCAAGCTCTCCTATATATGAGAATCTATCAGCACCTGTCCCAACTGCAGATTATATCAATACAGTTAAAATGTGA